From a single Shewanella denitrificans OS217 genomic region:
- the hisC gene encoding histidinol-phosphate transaminase — translation MTRFNPRALARQELLSLTPYQSARRIGGQGDIWINANESPFNNSDLDKVNRYPECQPAELINAYSRYSGVKPSQIIASRGADEAIELLIRTFCVPGKDSIACFGPTYGMYAISAATFNVGVIALNLTYDYQLPDLWPTLIQQATVGKAKIVFICNPNNPTGTVIAKADIEQAIQATPESIVVVDEAYIEFCPEYSVADLLDSYPNLVVLRTLSKAFALAGARCGFLLANDEVIDLVMRVIAPYPVPLPVSELAISALSPTGIDTMRTQVASLMEQGKRLSDALSAYGAKVLPAKGNYVLAQFDDVPNVATMLRDAGIVARAYKDPRLRDAIRFSFTSAADTDVIISLFTKVN, via the coding sequence ATGACACGCTTTAATCCACGCGCCCTTGCAAGACAAGAGCTATTAAGCTTAACCCCCTACCAAAGTGCGAGACGCATTGGCGGCCAAGGGGACATTTGGATCAATGCCAATGAGTCCCCCTTTAATAATAGTGACTTAGACAAGGTGAACCGTTATCCAGAATGTCAGCCAGCTGAGCTCATCAATGCCTACAGCCGCTACTCTGGCGTTAAACCAAGCCAGATTATCGCGAGCCGCGGCGCCGACGAAGCCATTGAATTACTCATTCGAACCTTTTGTGTGCCAGGAAAAGACAGCATCGCTTGCTTTGGCCCCACTTATGGCATGTATGCCATCAGTGCAGCCACCTTTAACGTCGGCGTGATCGCACTTAACTTAACGTATGATTATCAGTTACCAGATCTGTGGCCAACCCTTATCCAGCAAGCAACAGTCGGCAAGGCCAAAATTGTGTTTATTTGTAATCCCAATAACCCAACCGGCACTGTGATTGCAAAAGCTGACATCGAGCAAGCCATCCAAGCCACGCCCGAATCCATAGTGGTTGTTGATGAAGCTTATATCGAGTTTTGCCCTGAATACAGCGTGGCGGATTTATTGGATTCCTACCCTAATCTTGTGGTGCTGCGCACTTTATCTAAAGCCTTTGCTTTAGCCGGTGCACGCTGCGGTTTTTTACTGGCCAATGATGAAGTGATTGATTTAGTGATGCGGGTCATCGCGCCCTACCCTGTGCCATTGCCAGTATCTGAGCTTGCAATATCAGCCTTAAGTCCAACTGGCATAGACACAATGCGCACTCAAGTTGCTAGTCTAATGGAGCAAGGTAAGCGCTTAAGCGATGCGCTAAGCGCCTATGGGGCCAAGGTGCTCCCCGCCAAGGGCAACTATGTGTTGGCTCAATTTGACGATGTGCCCAATGTCGCCACTATGCTAAGAGATGCAGGCATTGTTGCTAGGGCCTATAAAGATCCACGCCTTAGGGATGCGATACGCTTTAGCTTCACATCGGCTGCAGATACCGATGTGATTATCTCGCTCTTCACTAAAGTGAACTAA
- the hisD gene encoding histidinol dehydrogenase, with amino-acid sequence MQILNWGALTPQKQQQTLTRSPLIGDLSALQSVRDIIEEICNQGDAALLRFNKRFDGVELTELALTAEQITAACNRVSLDVKQAVAQAVSNIESFHRAQVFQGVDIETQAGIRCELRSEPIERVGLYIPGGTAPLISTVMMLALPAKIAGCEKRILMSPPPINDAIIYAANVCGITDIFQVGGAQAIAALAFGTESIPNVDKIFGPGNRYVTEAKRLVSQDSRISVSIDMPAGPSEVLVIADKAANPRFVAADLLSQAEHGVDSQVMLVTDSQLLAEQVNLALMEQLAQLSRKDIAAKALECSRSIIVSDMKQAAIVSNRYGPEHLIIQTAKPREVLKQIRGAGSVFLGAYTPESVGDYASGTNHVLPTYGYSRSVSSLSLADFSRRFTVQELSPQGLQTLGKTVMVLAENELLDAHKNAIALRLDYLATEGRCYDTL; translated from the coding sequence ATGCAAATTCTTAATTGGGGCGCTTTAACACCCCAGAAGCAGCAACAAACCTTAACGCGTTCCCCCTTAATTGGTGACTTAAGTGCCTTGCAAAGCGTGCGGGATATTATTGAAGAGATCTGCAATCAAGGCGATGCGGCTTTATTACGCTTTAACAAGCGTTTCGATGGTGTTGAGCTAACGGAGCTTGCATTGACGGCTGAGCAAATCACTGCCGCCTGCAATCGTGTGAGCTTAGATGTCAAACAAGCGGTAGCCCAAGCTGTGAGCAATATTGAAAGCTTTCACCGGGCGCAGGTGTTTCAAGGGGTTGATATAGAAACCCAAGCGGGCATTCGCTGTGAGCTTAGAAGTGAGCCCATTGAACGTGTGGGTTTGTATATTCCTGGCGGCACTGCGCCGCTGATTTCAACCGTGATGATGCTCGCGCTGCCTGCAAAAATTGCCGGCTGTGAAAAGCGCATACTCATGAGCCCGCCCCCCATAAATGATGCCATTATCTATGCCGCTAATGTGTGCGGCATTACGGATATTTTCCAGGTGGGCGGCGCACAGGCCATTGCCGCATTAGCCTTTGGCACAGAATCTATCCCCAATGTGGATAAAATTTTTGGCCCAGGGAATCGCTATGTGACTGAAGCGAAACGCTTAGTGTCCCAAGATAGCCGCATCAGTGTGTCCATTGATATGCCAGCTGGGCCATCTGAAGTGCTAGTGATTGCCGATAAAGCTGCCAATCCTAGATTTGTGGCGGCGGACTTATTATCTCAAGCCGAGCACGGCGTTGACTCACAAGTCATGCTAGTGACAGATTCGCAGTTACTGGCTGAGCAAGTGAATCTGGCATTAATGGAGCAACTAGCGCAGTTGAGCCGTAAAGATATCGCCGCAAAAGCCCTTGAATGCAGTCGCAGCATCATTGTCAGCGATATGAAACAGGCCGCCATAGTGTCAAATCGCTATGGCCCAGAGCATTTGATTATTCAAACGGCTAAGCCCCGTGAGGTATTAAAGCAAATTCGCGGCGCAGGCTCGGTATTTTTAGGCGCTTACACCCCTGAATCTGTTGGGGATTATGCCAGCGGCACTAACCATGTGTTGCCGACTTATGGTTATAGCCGCTCGGTTTCAAGTTTGTCACTGGCTGACTTTAGTCGCCGCTTTACCGTGCAAGAGCTTAGCCCCCAAGGTTTGCAAACGCTAGGCAAAACGGTGATGGTGCTGGCTGAAAATGAGCTGTTAGATGCCCATAAAAATGCCATTGCCCTGCGATTAGATTATTTAGCCACTGAGGGTAGATGCTATGACACGCTTTAA
- the hisG gene encoding ATP phosphoribosyltransferase, which translates to MPNTQRLRIAIQKSGRLSKESQQLLKSCGVKFTVNEQRLIAHADNMPIDLLRVRDDDIPGLVMDGVVDLGIIGENVLEEEQIERQTLNKPSTFIKLRELDFGSCRLSLAVPNEFDYQDVSSLSGLRIATSYPNLLRRFMAEKGISYSDCMLKGSVEVAPRAGLSDAICDLVSTGATLEANGLYETEVIYRSTACIIQSNEAQTAEKQVLINKILSRANGVIRARESKYILLHAPTETLEQIIALLPGAENPTVLPLNDDTNRVAIHAVSTEDLFWDTMEQLTALGASSILVMPIEKMMG; encoded by the coding sequence ATGCCAAACACTCAACGTTTACGTATCGCCATCCAGAAATCGGGCCGTTTATCGAAAGAATCCCAGCAATTACTTAAAAGCTGTGGGGTGAAATTCACCGTTAACGAGCAGCGCTTAATCGCCCACGCAGATAACATGCCCATCGACCTACTTCGGGTGCGTGACGATGATATTCCTGGGCTTGTGATGGACGGCGTGGTTGACCTTGGGATCATTGGTGAGAACGTACTGGAAGAAGAACAAATTGAGCGTCAAACCCTCAATAAGCCATCGACCTTCATCAAGTTGCGCGAACTTGATTTTGGTTCATGCCGCCTGTCTTTAGCCGTGCCCAATGAATTTGACTATCAAGATGTCAGCTCCCTTAGCGGCCTTCGCATTGCCACCTCTTACCCGAATTTATTGCGCCGTTTTATGGCTGAAAAAGGCATAAGTTACAGCGATTGTATGCTTAAAGGCTCGGTGGAAGTGGCGCCTCGTGCAGGGCTTTCTGATGCCATCTGCGATTTAGTATCAACTGGCGCAACCTTAGAAGCCAACGGCCTGTATGAAACCGAGGTTATCTACCGCTCAACCGCTTGCATTATTCAGTCTAATGAAGCGCAAACAGCGGAAAAACAGGTGCTAATCAATAAAATTCTTTCCCGCGCCAACGGCGTTATCCGCGCCCGTGAAAGTAAATACATCTTATTGCACGCCCCAACTGAAACCTTAGAACAAATCATCGCCCTGCTACCCGGTGCAGAAAATCCCACAGTATTGCCATTAAATGATGATACCAATCGTGTGGCTATTCACGCTGTCAGCACTGAAGATTTATTCTGGGACACTATGGAGCAATTAACGGCCCTAGGTGCAAGCTCCATTCTGGTGATGCCAATTGAAAAAATGATGGGGTAG
- a CDS encoding ATP-dependent DNA helicase codes for MGPNGALSRHVLKYRSRQIQIDMALAVCEAIEHKQNLVVEAGTGVGKTFAYLIPALLSGKQVLLSTGSKNLQDQLFYKDLPALLTMLKLHPKLALLKGRSNYLCQLRLGQAMEYASRNSEQALDHLLKISQWASVTKDGDIGNLTTVPEHSNVIETVVSTKESCTGSHCGHYEACFTRKARLRAMEAKVIVVNHHLFFADKLLKDTGFAEILPDADIVIFDEAHQLPDISIRYFGQQFSTKQITSLLAHVMDIQRQELGDTIQISECCQQAGLALSQWLDALNQSQLTDWRNALKDKGLSQLSWALLAALTQISQLLLHHLGRSEALDLAVERLQALTPKLAAFFECNDVQAAYSVALNRGGAMLSISPIDVAKQCQSLFATDTRWIFTSATLQMERSLGHFCKQIGQAKARQLIMDSPFDYPKQALFCVPRHLAKSAQGSQTAKQLVDICVPAINAAKGRTFVLFTSHQMLEQVALLLRTRVNYPLLVQGQGSKQHLLDKFKLLGNAVLLGTQSFWEGVDVRGRNLSCVIIDKLPFVQPDDTLYRARAANAERQGHDPFSHISLPQAVISLKQGVGRLIRDERDAGVLILCDNRIVNRAYGQAFVLSLPPMSRTRDLDKALHFLKQIP; via the coding sequence ATGGGGCCAAATGGCGCCTTGTCTCGCCACGTGCTTAAATACCGCAGTCGTCAGATCCAAATCGATATGGCGCTGGCTGTGTGTGAGGCGATAGAGCACAAGCAAAACTTGGTGGTAGAAGCGGGCACTGGGGTGGGTAAAACCTTTGCTTATCTTATTCCAGCGCTCCTGAGTGGCAAGCAAGTGCTGCTAAGCACTGGCAGTAAAAACCTTCAAGATCAGCTGTTTTACAAAGACTTACCCGCGTTACTTACCATGCTTAAATTGCACCCTAAGCTTGCTTTACTTAAAGGCCGCAGCAATTATTTGTGTCAACTTCGGCTCGGGCAAGCCATGGAATATGCCAGCCGAAATAGTGAGCAGGCGCTGGATCATTTACTGAAAATTTCCCAGTGGGCCAGCGTGACCAAGGACGGTGATATCGGCAATTTAACCACAGTGCCAGAGCACAGTAATGTGATTGAAACCGTAGTGAGCACAAAAGAAAGCTGCACTGGCAGTCACTGTGGCCATTATGAAGCCTGCTTTACCCGCAAAGCACGCCTCAGAGCCATGGAAGCCAAGGTTATTGTGGTTAATCATCATTTATTTTTTGCCGATAAACTGCTTAAAGACACCGGCTTTGCCGAGATTTTGCCCGATGCAGATATCGTGATATTCGATGAGGCCCATCAACTGCCGGATATCAGCATTCGCTATTTTGGCCAACAGTTTTCAACTAAACAGATTACCAGTTTGCTGGCTCATGTGATGGACATTCAGCGCCAAGAGCTAGGGGACACGATTCAAATCAGTGAGTGTTGCCAGCAAGCGGGGCTTGCCCTCAGCCAATGGCTCGATGCCCTTAATCAATCTCAACTAACAGATTGGCGTAACGCATTAAAAGATAAAGGTTTATCTCAGCTATCATGGGCATTGTTGGCGGCGTTAACTCAAATAAGTCAACTGCTTTTACATCATCTAGGGCGAAGTGAAGCGCTTGATCTTGCCGTTGAGCGCTTACAAGCGCTCACGCCTAAGCTTGCTGCCTTTTTTGAATGTAATGACGTGCAAGCGGCCTACAGCGTGGCACTCAATCGTGGCGGGGCTATGTTAAGTATTTCACCCATAGATGTGGCTAAACAATGCCAGAGTTTATTTGCAACCGATACACGATGGATTTTCACCTCGGCGACCCTGCAGATGGAGCGCTCCTTAGGGCACTTTTGCAAGCAAATTGGTCAGGCTAAGGCGAGGCAACTCATCATGGATAGCCCGTTCGATTACCCGAAACAGGCGCTTTTTTGCGTGCCGCGGCATTTAGCTAAATCTGCCCAAGGGTCGCAAACAGCCAAGCAACTGGTGGATATTTGCGTGCCTGCCATTAATGCCGCCAAAGGGCGTACCTTTGTGCTATTTACCAGTCATCAGATGTTAGAGCAGGTGGCATTATTGCTTAGAACAAGAGTGAATTACCCCTTATTGGTGCAGGGCCAAGGTAGCAAGCAGCACTTATTGGATAAATTTAAACTCTTAGGCAATGCGGTATTACTGGGTACTCAGAGCTTTTGGGAAGGGGTGGATGTGCGCGGCAGAAATTTAAGTTGCGTCATCATAGATAAATTGCCCTTTGTGCAGCCCGATGACACCTTGTACCGTGCAAGAGCTGCCAATGCCGAGCGCCAAGGGCATGATCCTTTTAGCCATATTTCATTGCCCCAAGCTGTGATCAGTCTCAAGCAGGGGGTTGGGCGGCTTATTCGCGATGAAAGGGACGCAGGGGTGCTCATCTTGTGTGACAATCGCATCGTAAATCGTGCTTATGGGCAAGCTTTTGTGCTGTCTTTACCGCCAATGAGCCGGACTCGGGATTTAGATAAGGCGCTGCACTTCTTAAAACAGATCCCATAA
- the tsaB gene encoding tRNA (adenosine(37)-N6)-threonylcarbamoyltransferase complex dimerization subunit type 1 TsaB: protein MTIQLTSSILALDTCTESCSAALSYQGQVFSRIADAPREHSQRLLPMIDEVLKEAGVSLASLDAIAYGRGPGSFTGIRICTSMTQGLALGQDLPVIGISTLAAMAQMAISEHGAKQVLCAIDARMNEVYWAQFVDANGVATLVGHEQVSSPELIELTMDNNHVTQACGTGFDAYPQLLNLGNLQRLMAVNFPDARGMLTLAQVGITAGQTTSVDDLAPVYLRDTVTWKKLPGRE, encoded by the coding sequence ATGACAATACAACTCACTTCAAGCATTCTGGCCTTAGACACTTGCACCGAATCTTGCTCTGCTGCATTAAGTTATCAGGGCCAAGTGTTTTCTCGCATCGCCGATGCCCCTAGGGAGCACAGCCAGCGTTTACTGCCCATGATAGATGAAGTGTTGAAAGAGGCGGGAGTAAGCTTAGCTTCTTTAGACGCCATCGCTTACGGCCGCGGTCCTGGCAGCTTTACCGGCATTCGCATTTGTACCAGCATGACCCAAGGCTTGGCCTTAGGACAAGACTTGCCTGTGATTGGTATTTCCACACTGGCAGCCATGGCGCAAATGGCCATCAGCGAACACGGGGCTAAGCAGGTGTTGTGCGCCATCGATGCACGCATGAATGAAGTCTATTGGGCGCAGTTTGTGGATGCCAATGGGGTTGCCACCTTAGTGGGCCATGAGCAGGTAAGCTCTCCTGAATTGATTGAGTTGACCATGGATAACAATCACGTGACTCAGGCCTGCGGCACTGGGTTCGATGCCTATCCCCAGTTACTTAACTTAGGAAATCTACAGCGCTTAATGGCAGTGAATTTCCCCGATGCGCGCGGCATGTTGACCTTAGCTCAAGTGGGTATCACTGCAGGGCAGACAACAAGTGTGGATGATTTAGCTCCCGTTTACTTAAGGGACACTGTAACTTGGAAAAAATTGCCTGGGCGTGAATAA
- a CDS encoding M50 family metallopeptidase, translating into MPDLAGPTSALPSRTRFILELIAAFVITRLPFINVPFKWLESYFHELSHGVGAILTGGAVSHIQLFPNGAGLCFTQGGSSVVTAFAGYFGAALWGWLIFSLPKSNNKARASLVLLGLCVLMSLVLWARDLLTIVILFSLLVLFLSPLKLPNWAGLQSLLRMLGLMVILNAMASPMVLFGLSGQGDAVKLAELTWIPAGLWVLVWLASSATILWFCWSSVSRHNQKQR; encoded by the coding sequence ATGCCTGATCTTGCCGGTCCCACTTCAGCACTGCCTAGCCGTACTCGTTTTATCTTAGAATTAATCGCCGCCTTCGTTATCACCCGTCTGCCTTTTATTAATGTGCCCTTCAAATGGCTTGAGAGCTATTTTCATGAGCTTTCTCATGGCGTTGGTGCAATATTAACGGGTGGAGCGGTAAGTCATATTCAGTTGTTTCCTAATGGCGCAGGACTCTGCTTCACTCAAGGAGGCAGCTCAGTCGTGACGGCATTTGCGGGCTACTTTGGCGCGGCGCTGTGGGGCTGGTTAATTTTTTCTTTGCCAAAATCCAACAACAAAGCCAGGGCAAGCCTAGTGTTGCTGGGCCTTTGTGTGCTTATGTCTTTAGTGCTGTGGGCCAGAGACTTGCTCACTATTGTTATTCTTTTCAGTTTGTTAGTTTTATTTCTATCGCCACTTAAACTGCCCAACTGGGCCGGTTTACAGTCCTTGCTACGCATGTTAGGTTTGATGGTTATTCTCAATGCCATGGCAAGTCCCATGGTGTTATTTGGCTTAAGCGGTCAAGGGGATGCGGTTAAACTTGCCGAGCTTACTTGGATCCCAGCAGGGTTATGGGTCTTGGTTTGGCTCGCTTCCAGTGCAACAATTTTATGGTTTTGTTGGTCTAGTGTAAGTCGCCATAATCAAAAACAGCGGTAA
- a CDS encoding class I SAM-dependent methyltransferase — MNITTNKLTLAAMGVFMGLVSTASMAHGDGHQTATTQGVSVNTELTTAVNSSIRKKDNTLRDQYRHPAETLAFFDVKPTDTVIELWPGAGWYTEILAPYLAAKGHYIAAGFETEPKEDTPGNNYRAKAGKAYQAWLNDNKAQLGPVHNVVLDPPSSLTLGAPGSADVVLTFRNLHNWAMQDQLEGVFDAAFKVLKSGGTLGVVEHRANPGMKAESGYMDQAAMVALAKKVGFTLTDSSEINANPRDTKDYPKGVWTLPPRLALDAQDKDKYLAIGESDRMTLKFTKVAP; from the coding sequence ATGAATATTACAACGAACAAATTAACACTGGCTGCAATGGGTGTGTTTATGGGGTTAGTGAGTACAGCCAGTATGGCTCATGGTGATGGCCATCAAACAGCCACCACACAGGGGGTAAGCGTAAACACTGAGCTCACAACTGCCGTTAATAGCAGTATCAGGAAAAAAGACAATACCTTACGGGATCAATATCGTCATCCTGCAGAAACCTTAGCGTTTTTTGATGTTAAACCGACAGATACAGTCATCGAACTCTGGCCTGGTGCCGGTTGGTATACGGAAATTCTAGCCCCTTACTTGGCGGCAAAAGGTCATTATATTGCTGCAGGATTTGAGACTGAGCCTAAGGAAGACACCCCAGGCAATAATTACCGCGCTAAGGCGGGTAAAGCCTATCAAGCTTGGTTAAATGATAATAAAGCTCAGCTTGGGCCTGTTCACAATGTTGTGTTAGATCCCCCTTCGAGTTTAACCTTGGGCGCTCCTGGGTCTGCCGATGTGGTGCTTACCTTTAGAAATCTTCATAACTGGGCTATGCAAGATCAGTTAGAAGGGGTGTTTGATGCGGCATTCAAGGTGCTTAAGTCCGGTGGCACCTTAGGGGTGGTTGAACACAGAGCCAATCCTGGCATGAAAGCCGAGTCGGGTTATATGGATCAAGCCGCTATGGTGGCCTTGGCAAAGAAAGTGGGCTTTACCTTAACGGATAGCTCGGAAATCAATGCTAATCCAAGGGATACCAAGGATTATCCCAAAGGGGTATGGACCTTACCGCCACGCTTAGCCTTAGATGCACAAGACAAAGACAAATATTTGGCCATAGGTGAGAGTGACCGCATGACGCTTAAATTTACTAAAGTGGCGCCTTAA
- a CDS encoding alpha/beta hydrolase, with translation MPTPLLSAPLTSVPLTLSLEHISLSAKRYGVADKPIILALHGWLDNADSFAPLAAAMAENGLLDAFQLLAIDWPGHGLSEHRKGAYPLHWIDYIFDLDVLIEHLQQDNNSQEIILLGHSLGGIIASAYNASFPDKVSQLILIEALAPLFESVDKSKLRLQKSIEQHKKFNLKREKPPVYYPSLELLSQARHKLTGLGLNWCELLMARNTELTLKGYRWRSDPRLKLDSAYRFTFEQVDALMTYTQTPCLVVLGENGFEQLKQQMLTIDKWFENTSQVLLEGDHHLHMGNATGVAAKISDFIHGLNR, from the coding sequence ATGCCAACACCCTTATTGTCTGCGCCGTTAACATCAGTCCCGTTAACCCTAAGTCTTGAACATATCAGTCTGAGCGCCAAGCGCTACGGCGTGGCAGATAAGCCCATTATACTGGCGCTGCATGGCTGGCTTGATAATGCCGACAGCTTTGCACCATTAGCCGCCGCTATGGCTGAAAATGGTTTGTTGGATGCGTTTCAATTGTTGGCTATCGATTGGCCGGGCCACGGTTTATCTGAACATAGAAAAGGCGCATATCCGCTGCATTGGATAGATTATATATTTGATTTAGATGTGCTTATCGAACATCTGCAGCAAGATAATAATAGCCAAGAAATCATTCTGCTTGGGCACTCTTTAGGGGGCATCATCGCCTCAGCTTACAACGCCAGTTTCCCCGACAAGGTGTCCCAGTTGATCTTGATTGAAGCTTTGGCGCCCCTGTTTGAGTCTGTGGACAAATCCAAACTCAGGCTACAAAAAAGCATAGAGCAACATAAAAAGTTTAACCTTAAGCGTGAAAAACCACCTGTTTATTATCCAAGCCTTGAACTCCTCAGCCAAGCGAGACACAAACTCACTGGACTTGGGCTAAATTGGTGTGAGTTATTGATGGCCCGCAATACTGAGCTTACCCTCAAGGGGTATCGATGGCGCAGCGATCCACGGCTTAAATTGGACTCAGCCTATCGTTTTACCTTCGAGCAAGTTGATGCCTTGATGACCTACACTCAGACACCTTGCCTAGTGGTGCTCGGGGAGAATGGCTTTGAACAGCTCAAGCAGCAAATGTTGACCATAGACAAGTGGTTTGAAAACACCAGTCAGGTATTACTTGAAGGTGACCATCATCTGCATATGGGGAATGCCACTGGGGTTGCGGCGAAAATCAGTGATTTTATCCATGGATTAAATCGCTAG
- the fadD gene encoding long-chain-fatty-acid--CoA ligase FadD → MIKPWINNLPAEVPAEIDPEQFSSLVTMFEAAVAKYADQPAFINMGATITYRKLEERSRAFAAYLQNELKLEKGDRVALMMPNLLQYPIALFGVLRAGMVVVNVNPLYTPRELKHQLVDSGAKAIVVVSNFAKTLEEVVNETPVESVIVTRLGDQLSAPKRTLVNFVVKYIKKLVPKYDLPHALSFRDSLTQGRRLQYIKPEINSEDLAFLQYTGGTTGVSKGAMLTHKNVVSNVLQANGAYSPALNDGTEFVVTALPLYHIFALTVNCLLFMHKGSQNLLITNPRDIPAFVGELKKYPFTALTGVNTLFNALVNNTDFTSLDFSRLKLSIGGGMAVQKAVADKWQSITKTRLLEGYGLTEASPLLTCCPYNLSGYNGSIGFPAPSTLIQIRDEDGNALAQGERGELFAKGPQVMQGYWQRPEETAKVIDSDGWLSTGDIGYMDEKGFFYIVDRKKDMILVSGFNVFPNEVEDVVALHPKVIEVAAVGVPNDASGELVKIFVVAKDKSLTEDELIKHCRHHLTGYKVPKLVEFRDELPKTNVGKILRRQLRDEAKTA, encoded by the coding sequence GTGATTAAGCCTTGGATTAATAACTTGCCAGCAGAGGTTCCAGCGGAAATTGACCCTGAGCAATTTTCGTCATTAGTAACCATGTTCGAAGCCGCAGTGGCTAAATACGCCGATCAGCCTGCGTTTATCAATATGGGTGCGACTATCACCTACCGCAAACTTGAAGAGCGCAGCCGCGCTTTTGCCGCTTATTTGCAAAATGAATTAAAGTTAGAGAAGGGCGATCGCGTCGCCTTGATGATGCCTAATTTATTGCAATACCCCATCGCCTTGTTTGGCGTGCTTCGCGCTGGCATGGTGGTGGTGAACGTTAACCCCTTGTATACCCCGAGAGAGTTAAAACACCAGCTGGTGGACTCAGGCGCTAAAGCCATAGTGGTGGTATCAAACTTTGCTAAGACCTTGGAAGAAGTGGTTAATGAAACCCCGGTCGAGTCTGTGATCGTTACTCGTCTAGGGGATCAGCTCAGCGCGCCAAAACGCACTTTAGTGAACTTTGTGGTTAAATACATCAAGAAGTTAGTGCCTAAGTATGATTTACCCCATGCACTGTCTTTTAGAGATTCATTAACTCAAGGCCGCAGACTGCAATACATCAAGCCTGAGATAAATAGTGAAGACTTGGCCTTTTTGCAGTACACAGGCGGGACGACTGGGGTGTCTAAAGGCGCCATGCTGACGCACAAAAATGTGGTGAGCAATGTGCTGCAAGCCAATGGGGCTTATTCGCCTGCATTGAACGATGGCACAGAATTCGTTGTTACAGCATTGCCCTTGTATCATATCTTTGCGCTAACAGTTAACTGTTTGTTATTTATGCATAAAGGTAGCCAGAATCTATTAATTACCAACCCAAGAGACATTCCGGCATTCGTGGGCGAGTTAAAGAAATACCCCTTTACCGCGTTAACTGGGGTGAACACCTTATTTAATGCGCTGGTGAATAACACAGACTTTACCAGTTTAGATTTTTCACGGCTTAAGCTGTCAATTGGCGGCGGCATGGCGGTACAAAAAGCGGTTGCCGATAAATGGCAATCGATCACCAAAACCCGTTTATTGGAAGGTTATGGTCTAACTGAAGCCTCTCCCTTGCTGACATGCTGTCCGTATAACTTAAGCGGATACAACGGCTCTATTGGTTTCCCTGCGCCTTCGACCTTAATTCAAATTCGTGATGAAGACGGTAATGCATTGGCTCAAGGCGAGCGCGGCGAGCTGTTTGCAAAAGGCCCTCAGGTGATGCAAGGTTATTGGCAGCGCCCTGAAGAAACCGCTAAAGTCATAGACAGCGATGGCTGGTTATCTACGGGTGACATAGGTTACATGGATGAAAAAGGCTTCTTTTATATTGTCGATCGTAAAAAAGACATGATCTTAGTCTCAGGCTTTAATGTGTTCCCCAATGAAGTGGAAGATGTGGTTGCCTTACACCCTAAGGTAATTGAAGTGGCCGCAGTCGGTGTGCCCAATGATGCTAGCGGCGAATTAGTGAAGATTTTTGTGGTGGCTAAAGATAAGTCATTAACAGAAGATGAGTTAATTAAGCATTGCCGTCACCATTTAACGGGCTATAAGGTACCTAAACTGGTAGAATTCAGAGACGAATTACCAAAAACCAATGTGGGTAAAATTTTACGCCGTCAGCTCAGAGATGAAGCGAAAACAGCATAA